Below is a window of Allomuricauda ruestringensis DSM 13258 DNA.
ATACGTATCAAAAATCAATTTGGCCGGCAAATATAGGGGGAGTTAAGTTAACGGGTACCCTAAAGCTCATAAAGATTTCTTAAATCAGCCTTAAAATCCGTTAAAGTGATGAAAATCAACGGTAAAGAGTATTATCTCATCACTCTTTGTTGGTTCAACCAACGGGTATATTGCACTTTATTTCGGTTATGTTGCGCCAATGTCTTGGCAAACATGTGGTATCCAAAGTTGGAAACATCGGCCACAAAATAGAGATAATCGTGCTTTTCAGGGTTCAAAACAGCATCTATTGAAGTGATGTCCGGCATAGTAATCGGACCTGGCGGAACCCCTGCATATTTATAGGTATTGTACGGTGAATCCATTTCCAAATCACGGAAAAGCACTCTTTTTATAATGGTATCGTAATCGCCCGTCTCTTTTTTGATGGCATAAATAACCGTTGGGTCGGCCTGCAACAACATGCCACGCTTTATTCGGTTTAAATACACTCCTGCTACCCGTGGGCGTTCATCAACTTTCGCGGTCTCTTTTTGAACTATGGCTGCCAAGGAAATAACTTCGTTTGGGGTAAACCCTAGGTTTTTGGCTTTCTGCAAACGTTCATCGTTCCAAAAACGCTCGTATTCTTTTCGCATCCTATCCCTAAAACTTTCCGCATCGGTGTTCCAGAAGAACTCATAGGTGTTTGGAATGTACATGGCCAGTTTGGTGTGTTCGTCAAACTTGGTCTCTTCCAAAAAAACAGGATCATTAAACGTTTGAAGCAAGGATAGACTATCCGCTTCGATTTGTTCTGAAATCCTTCCTGCCAACAGGGTCAGGGATTCTTGATTGTTAAAAGATACTTTAACAGGAATATTGGCGCTGCGCAGGGTATTGATGATCTCGTTGTTGTTCATCCCCTTTTTTAAAGCGTATTTTCCCGCTTTAATATTGGTAATATATCCTTTGCGTTTGGAGACGGCTTCAAAAGTGGATAAATCTTCCAACAAAGGTTCCAGAGATTTCTTTACATCAGCAAACGAGGCATCCGATTCAATGTAAACAAATGCTTCATCATTATTAAACTGTGTATTGGGGCTAAAAATGGCACTATAAATTTGGTAAGCTACAAAACCGCAAATCAACAACCCCAAAATGGCTGTTGCCCAAAGTACTTTTTTAAGATTCATCGGAATTTATCTTTTGGTACATTATTTCGTTCTTGAACCCTTCGCTTGTTCTGATCCATTGCTTTTTGATGCCAATCTTCTCAAATCCTATCTTCTTAAATAAATGGATGCTGGCTTCATTATCCTCTAAAATGTTGGCATACAATTGATGTAGGTCCAAAGTGGAAAAAGCATATTCACACAAAAGGGACAAAGCTTCCGCCCCCACTCCTTTATTTCTATCCTCGGGTTCTATAATCACAATTCCGATGCCCGCCCTACGGTGTTTGGGATCAAAATCGAACAAATCAATCAAACCTATGCAATCATCTTGATGATTACTGATACAGAGACGCAGTTGTTTTACCTCATAAATATCCCTGTGGGCATTATCCAAATATAACTGAAGTACTTTTTTGGAATATGGTTTTAGCGTTCCGCTCACCTCCCAAACCGATGTATCGTTTTCCAATTTGTACAGAAAATCCAAATCGGATGGCTCCAACGCACGCAGATAGACTTGTTCTCCTTTTAGATTGAGCATGCTATAGTTCCTTTAAATACTTGTGTGGCGGGACCTTTTAAAAAGATGTTGCTGTATTTTCCACCCTTTTTCTCGAAAGATATGGTCAAATCCCCTCCAATGGTGTGGATATGTACTTCGTTGGCAGCGGTTTTACCGGATTGGTGCATGGCCAAGGCCACAGCTGTAACTCCTGTACCACAAG
It encodes the following:
- the mltG gene encoding endolytic transglycosylase MltG — its product is MNLKKVLWATAILGLLICGFVAYQIYSAIFSPNTQFNNDEAFVYIESDASFADVKKSLEPLLEDLSTFEAVSKRKGYITNIKAGKYALKKGMNNNEIINTLRSANIPVKVSFNNQESLTLLAGRISEQIEADSLSLLQTFNDPVFLEETKFDEHTKLAMYIPNTYEFFWNTDAESFRDRMRKEYERFWNDERLQKAKNLGFTPNEVISLAAIVQKETAKVDERPRVAGVYLNRIKRGMLLQADPTVIYAIKKETGDYDTIIKRVLFRDLEMDSPYNTYKYAGVPPGPITMPDITSIDAVLNPEKHDYLYFVADVSNFGYHMFAKTLAQHNRNKVQYTRWLNQQRVMR
- a CDS encoding GNAT family N-acetyltransferase; translation: MLNLKGEQVYLRALEPSDLDFLYKLENDTSVWEVSGTLKPYSKKVLQLYLDNAHRDIYEVKQLRLCISNHQDDCIGLIDLFDFDPKHRRAGIGIVIIEPEDRNKGVGAEALSLLCEYAFSTLDLHQLYANILEDNEASIHLFKKIGFEKIGIKKQWIRTSEGFKNEIMYQKINSDES